The proteins below are encoded in one region of Tolumonas auensis DSM 9187:
- the nifL gene encoding nitrogen fixation negative regulator NifL, with product MTILQNYTPETTGAVCINSASLQQMVSLLPMELFYGVVEQSSVGISITDPKANILYCNTAFCRLTGYKRGELQYRNHNILASQQTPKSRYQAMWHQLTQHQPWTGCLINKRKDGSLYLAEVTVTPVLNGDSKITHFLGMHRDISDQFALEQRVHNQKAMIEAVLDAAPTAIAVLNEHHQVVLDNLTYKTLRTDLRGMEPFTALGFIPGQHRPERDHLWPLTIRGRQRWFSINIQPLSELNEEAGLYFGDGKHPCSLLMITDQTERRQQMEQSRLEQLRMQVEEQTLFSAIRETLDVAMIQSQAPLNMLQAALRLESDTDSRAAIAINTALQAGREALKRLELYRPATKTEESSGFDLTSLFADLHDMQVLRLEHLDVLMQIDIAPDLPKLFMQRTRLLTGLCLLFDRACQSVAEQSAAQLKLCAYQKEQELYLEVHDSGDAPLITATHRLLQPQTDSGDKRNDMMELGFAQNIVNDHRGVIEVETSDLGGSCIRLRLPLCGIIREDKK from the coding sequence ATGACTATCCTGCAAAACTACACCCCTGAGACTACCGGTGCGGTCTGCATCAATAGTGCCAGTTTGCAGCAAATGGTATCACTGCTGCCGATGGAGCTGTTCTATGGTGTGGTGGAACAATCATCAGTTGGTATATCCATCACTGATCCGAAAGCCAATATCCTCTACTGCAATACTGCCTTTTGTCGCCTGACCGGCTACAAGCGTGGAGAGCTGCAATATCGGAACCACAATATTCTGGCCAGTCAGCAAACGCCGAAATCGCGTTATCAGGCAATGTGGCATCAGCTGACACAGCATCAGCCGTGGACCGGATGTCTGATTAATAAACGGAAAGATGGCTCTCTGTACCTGGCGGAGGTTACCGTCACGCCTGTGCTGAACGGCGACAGTAAAATCACGCATTTTCTCGGCATGCACCGCGACATCAGTGATCAGTTTGCGCTGGAACAGCGGGTCCACAATCAGAAAGCGATGATTGAAGCGGTGCTGGATGCCGCGCCAACGGCTATCGCCGTGCTGAATGAACATCATCAGGTCGTGCTGGATAACCTGACATATAAAACACTGCGTACCGATCTGCGTGGTATGGAGCCTTTTACCGCTCTTGGCTTTATTCCCGGACAACATCGTCCGGAACGTGATCATCTATGGCCACTGACGATCCGTGGTCGTCAGCGCTGGTTCAGCATCAACATCCAGCCGTTGTCCGAATTAAACGAAGAAGCGGGACTTTATTTCGGTGATGGCAAGCATCCTTGTTCGTTATTGATGATCACGGATCAGACGGAGCGCCGTCAGCAGATGGAGCAATCCAGACTGGAACAATTGCGGATGCAGGTGGAAGAACAAACGCTGTTCTCTGCTATCCGGGAAACGCTGGATGTCGCCATGATCCAGAGTCAGGCACCACTGAATATGCTGCAGGCCGCCTTGCGGCTTGAATCTGATACGGACAGCCGTGCGGCAATTGCTATCAACACGGCACTCCAGGCTGGTCGCGAAGCATTGAAGCGCCTGGAACTTTACCGTCCGGCAACGAAAACAGAAGAATCATCCGGTTTCGACTTAACCAGTTTATTTGCTGATTTGCATGATATGCAGGTGCTGCGACTCGAGCATCTTGATGTTCTGATGCAAATCGATATCGCGCCTGATTTACCGAAGCTGTTCATGCAACGAACCCGTCTGCTGACAGGTTTGTGTCTGTTGTTCGATCGGGCCTGTCAATCCGTTGCTGAACAATCAGCCGCTCAGCTCAAGCTCTGTGCTTATCAGAAAGAACAGGAACTTTATCTGGAAGTGCACGATAGCGGAGACGCGCCACTTATTACAGCGACACACCGTTTATTACAACCGCAGACAGACAGTGGTGATAAACGTAACGACATGATGGAACTGGGTTTTGCTCAGAATATCGTTAACGATCATAGGGGAGTGATCGAGGTGGAAACGAGTGATTTAGGGGGGAGTTGCATTCGGCTCAGGCTGCCTTTGTGCGGCATTATCAGGGAGGATAAAAAATGA
- the rsxA gene encoding electron transport complex subunit RsxA has translation MRDLLLIILANGLVNNVVLSRFLGLCSFMGVSNKVSSAIGMAMATTFVLTMATGVGWIIEHAVLVPLGLEYLRLLSFIMVIASLVQLTELFIAKQSPELHRTLGIFLPLITTNCAVLGVSLLTIQENLNFIQALVYGLSSALGFSLVIILFAGLRQRLEKSVLPDLFHGTPISFITAGILAMAFAGFGGLAG, from the coding sequence ATGCGTGATCTGCTGCTAATCATACTGGCCAACGGGCTGGTCAATAATGTGGTGCTGTCCCGGTTTCTCGGGCTGTGCTCATTTATGGGGGTTTCCAATAAGGTGTCGTCAGCAATCGGTATGGCGATGGCGACGACCTTTGTTCTGACGATGGCAACCGGTGTGGGCTGGATCATTGAACATGCGGTGCTGGTTCCGTTGGGACTGGAATATCTGCGTCTGCTGAGTTTCATCATGGTTATTGCTTCTCTGGTTCAGCTGACCGAGCTGTTTATCGCCAAACAGAGCCCTGAGTTACACCGTACGCTGGGGATCTTCCTGCCATTGATCACCACGAACTGCGCCGTACTAGGCGTGTCACTGCTGACAATTCAGGAAAACCTGAACTTCATTCAGGCACTGGTTTACGGCCTCAGTTCTGCCCTGGGATTTTCACTGGTGATCATTCTTTTTGCCGGTTTACGTCAACGTCTGGAGAAATCGGTGTTACCTGATCTCTTCCACGGCACCCCAATCAGTTTTATTACCGCGGGCATTCTGGCAATGGCATTTGCCGGTTTCGGCGGCCTGGCCGGTTAA
- a CDS encoding RnfABCDGE type electron transport complex subunit B — protein sequence MLTLLYLLAIPLIAAGIGYALGYAAIHLKVEGDPLVDEISALLPNGQCGQCGYPGCTQAAKAMACGEAAPDVCPPGGDALAQKIAAVLGVSLDSSGSKGPQVAAIDMDGCDGCGRCIKQCSYDAIVGATRQLHGVIADACTGCGACVAVCPHNGISLYPDPAFMSRVTKPGVIQTATLEVKNA from the coding sequence ATGCTCACATTACTTTATTTATTAGCGATTCCGCTGATTGCCGCTGGCATCGGTTATGCGCTGGGGTATGCCGCTATTCATCTGAAAGTGGAAGGTGATCCGCTGGTTGATGAAATCAGTGCCTTACTGCCAAACGGTCAGTGTGGTCAATGTGGTTATCCCGGTTGTACTCAGGCCGCGAAAGCGATGGCCTGTGGCGAAGCTGCACCGGATGTTTGCCCTCCCGGTGGCGATGCACTGGCCCAGAAAATAGCCGCGGTATTAGGCGTGTCACTGGATAGCAGTGGTTCAAAAGGCCCACAGGTGGCAGCCATAGATATGGACGGCTGCGATGGTTGTGGCCGCTGCATCAAACAATGCAGTTACGATGCGATTGTCGGTGCAACCCGACAGTTACATGGCGTGATTGCCGATGCCTGTACCGGTTGTGGTGCCTGTGTTGCTGTCTGTCCGCATAACGGAATATCGCTGTATCCGGACCCTGCATTTATGAGCCGGGTAACGAAGCCGGGTGTGATCCAAACAGCCACTCTGGAGGTGAAAAATGCTTAA
- the rsxC gene encoding electron transport complex subunit RsxC, translated as MLKARIRPHGGIHPDSHKQLTSQNQVIPMQAPWRLILPLKQHAGAPALPVVAVGDTVKADQLIAKGNGRFSMPIHAPLAGVISAVDQNNITIKVDVQNPRNNAGNTARANNTLSREEMINLVEEAGIVGMGGAMFPTSDKLRLSMHYLIDTLIINGSECEPYLTCDDRLMQEQGDRIMGGIRYLQQITLADKVFIGIEENKPEAIAAMEALCKAEKNMQVVGLPALYPMGSEKQLIEAVTGRQVPSGKLSADVGVLVQNVATSIAIFEALRFGRPLTHRVITISGDAVEVPSNVMAPVGMPISEIVAQCGGLKSTPARIVLGGPMMGRAITDIHAPVTKGTSGVLLLTEDELPNPKASACVRCGRCIGACPMSLTPLDMVAELKVDNFGKAAEMGVMDCLLCGSCAYVCPAAIPLTQYFDWGKQEVSKIRLSEQKTSRTCLNSAARRERMEREAVEKEAAKAAKAATRRPSRRSSASATEESA; from the coding sequence ATGCTTAAGGCCAGAATTCGTCCGCATGGTGGTATTCATCCGGACAGCCATAAACAACTGACCAGCCAGAATCAGGTTATTCCGATGCAGGCACCATGGCGTTTGATTTTACCGCTCAAACAGCATGCCGGTGCGCCTGCGTTACCTGTTGTTGCGGTTGGCGACACCGTGAAAGCCGATCAGTTAATAGCGAAAGGAAACGGGCGTTTCTCTATGCCTATCCACGCCCCATTAGCGGGTGTGATCAGTGCGGTGGATCAGAACAACATCACCATTAAAGTGGATGTACAGAATCCGCGGAACAATGCAGGGAACACGGCGCGCGCCAATAATACACTGTCCCGGGAAGAGATGATCAACCTGGTAGAAGAGGCTGGCATTGTCGGTATGGGCGGGGCTATGTTCCCGACTTCAGATAAATTGCGCCTCAGCATGCATTACCTGATCGACACGCTGATTATCAATGGCAGTGAATGTGAACCTTATCTGACCTGTGATGATCGTCTGATGCAGGAACAGGGGGATCGCATCATGGGTGGCATCCGTTATCTGCAGCAAATTACGCTGGCGGATAAGGTGTTCATCGGTATTGAAGAAAACAAACCGGAAGCCATCGCCGCGATGGAAGCCTTATGTAAGGCAGAAAAAAACATGCAGGTTGTCGGCCTGCCTGCGCTGTATCCGATGGGTTCGGAGAAGCAGTTGATTGAAGCAGTCACTGGTCGTCAGGTACCGAGTGGTAAATTATCTGCCGATGTTGGTGTTCTGGTACAAAACGTGGCCACCAGCATCGCCATCTTTGAAGCGCTACGTTTTGGCCGTCCGCTGACACATCGCGTGATCACGATTTCCGGTGATGCGGTGGAAGTACCAAGTAACGTGATGGCGCCTGTCGGCATGCCGATCTCTGAGATTGTGGCACAGTGTGGTGGTCTGAAATCGACGCCGGCCCGCATTGTACTGGGCGGCCCGATGATGGGACGCGCCATCACGGATATCCACGCCCCTGTCACTAAAGGCACCAGTGGTGTGCTGCTGCTGACCGAGGATGAATTACCCAATCCGAAAGCCAGTGCCTGTGTGCGTTGTGGCCGTTGCATCGGGGCTTGCCCGATGAGCCTGACGCCACTGGATATGGTGGCTGAACTAAAAGTCGACAACTTTGGCAAAGCCGCTGAGATGGGCGTGATGGATTGCCTATTATGTGGCTCCTGTGCCTATGTCTGTCCGGCTGCCATCCCGCTCACCCAATATTTCGACTGGGGCAAACAGGAAGTCAGCAAAATCCGGCTTTCCGAACAAAAAACATCCCGAACCTGTCTGAACAGCGCCGCCCGTCGTGAACGGATGGAACGTGAAGCAGTAGAAAAAGAAGCCGCTAAAGCTGCAAAAGCCGCTACTCGCCGGCCGTCACGCCGTAGCAGTGCATCCGCGACAGAGGAGTCCGCATGA
- a CDS encoding RnfABCDGE type electron transport complex subunit D translates to MMILRAPHAHEGISIKKVMFKVNIALLPAVLLGILQFGMPALFLVVTTILSALACEVISLKLNPRAQGKINDGAAILTALILAMSLPPHAPLWLGALGSAFAIFFGKQVYGGLGQNLFNPAMLARVVLLISFPVEMTKWITPSAFYDGIWYKMGVDGVSGATTLGLSKEGAETGFHWLSHVLGTSTGSLGETSAMLMLLGGVWLIHQQVFTWHVPLATLAGCLLPGTAMWLSDPAAIPEPLAQLTSGGLLMCAFFIATDPVTTPTSNRGKLIFGAGTGFLIFVIRAFGNFPEGVAFSILIMNAVTPLIDQYTRPRMYGYGLKTEEK, encoded by the coding sequence ATGATGATCTTACGTGCCCCCCATGCCCATGAAGGCATCTCAATCAAGAAAGTGATGTTCAAAGTGAACATTGCACTGTTGCCGGCGGTGTTACTGGGAATACTGCAATTTGGTATGCCCGCGCTGTTTCTGGTGGTTACGACTATCCTCAGTGCACTCGCATGTGAGGTGATTTCACTGAAATTAAATCCGCGGGCTCAGGGTAAAATCAATGATGGTGCTGCCATTCTTACGGCCCTGATTCTGGCGATGAGTCTGCCACCGCATGCGCCGCTCTGGCTGGGTGCGCTCGGCTCTGCGTTTGCTATTTTCTTCGGCAAACAGGTGTATGGCGGTTTAGGCCAGAACCTGTTTAACCCGGCGATGCTGGCCCGTGTCGTATTGCTGATTTCATTTCCGGTTGAAATGACCAAATGGATCACGCCCAGTGCATTCTATGACGGCATCTGGTACAAGATGGGCGTCGATGGTGTCTCCGGCGCGACCACGCTGGGTCTGAGCAAGGAAGGCGCAGAAACCGGCTTTCACTGGCTGTCACATGTGTTGGGTACCAGCACCGGCAGTCTGGGTGAAACCTCGGCCATGCTGATGCTGCTGGGTGGTGTCTGGCTGATCCATCAACAAGTATTCACCTGGCATGTTCCGCTGGCGACGCTTGCCGGTTGTCTGCTACCCGGCACCGCAATGTGGCTGTCCGATCCGGCTGCGATCCCCGAACCACTGGCGCAACTGACCAGTGGCGGGCTGCTGATGTGTGCCTTCTTCATTGCCACCGATCCGGTGACCACCCCGACCAGTAACCGCGGCAAGCTGATTTTTGGTGCCGGCACCGGCTTCCTGATCTTCGTCATCCGCGCTTTCGGTAATTTTCCGGAAGGTGTGGCCTTCTCCATCCTGATCATGAATGCCGTAACCCCATTGATTGACCAGTACACCCGTCCGCGGATGTATGGCTACGGCCTGAAAACGGAGGAAAAATAA
- the rsxG gene encoding electron transport complex subunit RsxG — translation MNQSVALPVREQPYYQAFLLSLFALFVCGAVAAFSAMTKESILARSIEDTQRQLVQVLPQSLYDNMPSQEEITLTLGGKPVHFFRARKGGAGSGVALFAETSGYSGVIRILLGIDANGSLTGVRVLSHTETPGLGDAIDLNKSQWVLSFNGKSLQQPDEKGWHVKKDGGQFDSFTGATITPRAVVKGVHEALQLFQRHQNEFLDRKGS, via the coding sequence ATGAATCAATCCGTCGCTTTACCTGTCAGAGAACAGCCTTACTATCAGGCATTTCTGCTCAGCCTGTTTGCTCTGTTTGTCTGTGGTGCGGTCGCTGCATTTTCAGCAATGACCAAAGAATCCATCCTTGCCAGAAGCATTGAAGATACTCAGCGCCAGCTGGTACAGGTGTTGCCACAAAGCTTGTACGACAACATGCCCAGTCAGGAAGAGATCACCCTGACACTGGGTGGCAAACCGGTACATTTCTTCCGTGCCCGTAAAGGTGGTGCCGGTTCCGGTGTCGCTCTGTTCGCCGAAACCAGTGGTTATTCCGGCGTGATCCGCATTTTACTGGGTATTGATGCCAACGGTTCACTGACCGGTGTCCGGGTATTAAGTCATACCGAAACACCCGGCCTCGGTGATGCGATCGACCTGAACAAAAGCCAGTGGGTTTTAAGTTTTAACGGTAAATCGCTGCAGCAGCCAGACGAGAAAGGCTGGCATGTGAAAAAGGATGGCGGCCAGTTCGATTCATTTACTGGCGCCACCATTACCCCACGAGCTGTGGTGAAAGGCGTACATGAAGCGTTGCAGTTATTCCAACGCCACCAGAACGAATTTCTGGATCGGAAAGGGAGTTGA
- a CDS encoding electron transport complex subunit E: protein MSTKNVFTNGLWKENVIFTQLLALCPLMAVTTTATNGLGMGAVTTLVLVASNLLVSLIRSIVPNQIRIPIFTLLIAALVTLVDLGMNAWMHDLHKVLGLFIALIVVNCAILGRAEAYAMKNPPVLAMLDGLGMGLGFTLSMTIMGGCREILGSGTLFSGASLLLGPHFKFMELHVLPGYHGFLLMLLPPGGFIMMGLLLCAIRISKRLLAGKNAPATTTPATEGGCHV, encoded by the coding sequence ATGAGCACTAAAAACGTATTTACTAATGGCTTATGGAAAGAAAACGTCATCTTTACGCAGTTGCTGGCACTCTGCCCACTGATGGCGGTAACCACTACCGCCACTAATGGTCTGGGTATGGGCGCTGTAACTACGCTGGTTTTAGTCGCATCAAACCTGCTGGTGTCGTTGATTCGTTCTATCGTGCCTAACCAGATCCGCATACCCATCTTTACCCTGCTGATTGCGGCACTGGTGACACTGGTTGATCTGGGTATGAATGCCTGGATGCACGATTTGCATAAAGTGCTGGGCTTGTTCATTGCCTTGATCGTGGTGAACTGCGCCATTCTCGGTCGTGCCGAAGCCTATGCCATGAAAAATCCGCCGGTTCTGGCCATGTTAGATGGTTTAGGTATGGGGCTCGGGTTCACCCTCTCCATGACCATCATGGGTGGTTGCCGGGAAATTCTCGGTAGCGGCACTCTTTTTTCCGGTGCCTCACTGCTGTTAGGCCCGCATTTCAAATTTATGGAATTACATGTCCTGCCGGGCTACCACGGCTTTCTGCTGATGCTGTTACCGCCAGGCGGTTTCATCATGATGGGCTTATTGCTTTGTGCCATCCGGATAAGCAAACGTCTGTTAGCCGGGAAAAATGCACCCGCTACCACTACACCTGCGACTGAGGGAGGTTGCCACGTATGA
- a CDS encoding RnfH family protein, which produces MKISVAHARGAKGNWYQLDLPEPVTAQEALQASPVFQHYPDLDLDTHRIGIFGKFCAADTVLKAGDRVEIYLPVQRQADEDEDDDA; this is translated from the coding sequence ATGAAAATCAGTGTCGCACATGCTCGCGGAGCAAAAGGAAACTGGTATCAGCTTGATTTGCCTGAACCCGTCACCGCGCAGGAAGCATTACAGGCTTCACCCGTCTTTCAGCATTATCCAGATCTTGATCTGGATACACATCGCATCGGTATTTTTGGCAAATTCTGTGCGGCTGATACAGTATTAAAAGCAGGTGATCGGGTTGAAATATATCTGCCGGTACAGCGTCAGGCTGACGAAGATGAAGACGATGATGCATAG
- a CDS encoding SLC13 family permease, whose translation MKKTNTGKNVGSWLFLLTALLFPALATAADGGSMLTIAGIRLEFVLFAATLLGVALFHHYTMWVALTGLAAILASKYLFLNDFSFIHHIIGGNGHEGEWRILLNLLGLLFGFAILAKHFEESDLPKILPKYLPDDWKGGFTLLVMIFVISAFLDNIAAAMIGGAIAFVVFNKRVHVGYLAAIVAASNAGGSGSVVGDTTTTLMWIDGVNPLDVVHAYIAAATALVLFGVIASLQQDKYQRIVKDAQINATVEWPKLGIVALILVCAIVTNYAFDFPALGVWVAILLGSFVVKTPWDELKNAASGTVFLMGLVTCASLMPVDELPPASWVTTFFLGFVSAVFDNIPLTKLCLEQGGYDWGVLAYAVGFGGSMLWFGSSAGVALSNMYPEARSAVNWVRQGWHVAVSYVIGFFVLLALSGWNPHAPHKTMQENVVQQQVTVSPNA comes from the coding sequence ATGAAAAAAACTAACACAGGTAAAAATGTCGGTTCCTGGCTATTTTTGCTGACCGCACTTCTCTTTCCGGCTCTGGCGACTGCCGCCGATGGCGGTTCGATGCTAACCATTGCCGGGATAAGACTCGAATTCGTCCTTTTCGCAGCCACATTACTCGGCGTTGCATTGTTCCACCATTACACCATGTGGGTTGCGCTGACAGGGCTGGCAGCTATCCTCGCCAGTAAATATTTGTTCCTAAATGACTTTTCTTTTATTCATCACATCATTGGTGGTAATGGCCACGAAGGTGAATGGCGGATCCTGCTCAACCTGCTCGGTCTTCTGTTTGGCTTCGCAATTCTGGCCAAACATTTTGAAGAGTCAGATCTGCCAAAAATATTGCCAAAATATCTGCCGGATGACTGGAAAGGCGGATTTACGCTGCTGGTGATGATCTTCGTGATCAGCGCGTTTCTCGACAACATTGCCGCAGCCATGATTGGTGGCGCAATTGCTTTCGTGGTTTTCAATAAACGTGTGCATGTCGGTTATCTCGCGGCTATTGTCGCGGCCAGTAATGCCGGTGGATCCGGCTCGGTGGTTGGCGATACCACAACGACACTGATGTGGATCGACGGTGTGAACCCACTTGATGTAGTGCATGCTTATATCGCTGCAGCTACTGCACTGGTGTTGTTTGGTGTAATCGCCTCGCTGCAGCAGGACAAATACCAGCGTATCGTCAAGGACGCGCAGATTAATGCGACCGTCGAATGGCCTAAATTAGGTATCGTCGCGCTGATTCTGGTGTGTGCGATCGTAACTAACTATGCGTTTGACTTCCCGGCACTGGGTGTCTGGGTCGCGATCCTGCTTGGTTCTTTCGTAGTTAAGACCCCTTGGGACGAGCTGAAAAATGCCGCCTCAGGCACCGTATTCCTGATGGGACTGGTCACCTGTGCATCCCTGATGCCTGTTGATGAACTGCCACCAGCATCCTGGGTAACTACTTTCTTCCTCGGTTTCGTATCTGCGGTCTTTGACAATATTCCACTCACCAAACTGTGTCTGGAACAAGGCGGTTACGATTGGGGTGTTCTGGCTTATGCCGTTGGTTTTGGTGGTTCCATGCTGTGGTTCGGCTCATCAGCCGGGGTTGCCCTCTCCAACATGTACCCGGAAGCCCGTTCTGCCGTGAACTGGGTGCGTCAGGGCTGGCATGTGGCGGTATCTTACGTTATTGGCTTCTTTGTCTTGCTGGCTCTGTCAGGCTGGAATCCTCATGCCCCCCATAAGACAATGCAGGAAAACGTAGTGCAGCAACAGGTTACTGTTTCGCCGAACGCGTAA
- a CDS encoding flavodoxin: MAKVGIFFGSDTGKTRKVAKLIQDAFASDDVAAPVNINKASIDDLLAYDYLILGTPTLGDGALPGLDCDCQAESWAEFVPELESADLAGKKVALFGLGDQTSYGNAFVDALGELYDVVSEAGASVVGFWPNEGYEFNSSNALDGDDFVGLVIDQDNQSSLTPERVKTWVASLKSEFAL; the protein is encoded by the coding sequence ATGGCTAAAGTCGGCATTTTCTTCGGCAGTGACACAGGTAAAACCCGCAAGGTAGCAAAACTGATTCAGGACGCGTTCGCCAGTGATGATGTGGCGGCACCGGTGAATATCAACAAAGCCAGTATTGATGATCTGCTGGCCTATGATTACCTGATTCTGGGCACACCAACACTGGGCGATGGCGCGTTGCCTGGCCTGGATTGTGACTGTCAGGCAGAAAGCTGGGCAGAATTTGTTCCGGAACTTGAGTCGGCTGATCTGGCTGGCAAGAAAGTGGCGCTGTTTGGTTTAGGCGATCAAACCAGCTACGGTAATGCTTTCGTTGATGCGCTGGGCGAACTGTATGACGTCGTTTCTGAAGCAGGCGCGTCTGTGGTGGGTTTCTGGCCAAACGAAGGTTATGAATTTAACAGCTCTAATGCACTGGATGGCGATGATTTTGTCGGTCTGGTCATTGATCAGGACAACCAGTCCAGTCTGACACCTGAACGTGTTAAGACCTGGGTGGCATCCCTGAAATCTGAATTTGCACTCTGA
- the yjeH gene encoding L-methionine/branched-chain amino acid transporter, whose protein sequence is MAHLKQHIGLWQGTGLLVSTLLGSGVFIVPAMTASLAGSWSLLAWVLMGILILPIVFTFASLGKRYPDAGGTAFFVEQAFGERAADAISWLFLSVIMIGPPVVIVTATGYLCQTFGLPESQHGVWQFLLLGSMLGLNLLNMKTAAWIQSFISFGICSTLLLAVGLYLYGHPVSLPATDFSMTNLAQATGLIFWCFVGIEAIAHLSGEFHHPARDFPRVVMLGMVIALVLYLCLSTVLLSSGFYGNEAQNLTSIIQLMSSLTGQTGHLLIGLFGLMTCFIAVNLYITSFSRLFYSMAERGQIHAWAGKLNRYGAPTNGLLITCGLIAITLLLRMNVHLPLDGLIGYANGVFVLIYLSAALSGLKLLQGKERKQAIMATAVCVLVAASLALHTLYAAAVLGACLLHKRHPRSI, encoded by the coding sequence ATGGCACATTTGAAACAACATATCGGACTGTGGCAAGGCACTGGCTTGCTGGTTTCGACCTTGCTGGGTTCCGGCGTTTTCATCGTTCCGGCCATGACCGCCAGTCTGGCGGGTAGCTGGTCATTACTGGCCTGGGTGCTGATGGGGATATTGATCCTGCCCATCGTCTTTACCTTTGCTTCCTTAGGCAAACGTTACCCTGATGCCGGTGGCACCGCTTTTTTTGTCGAACAAGCCTTTGGTGAACGCGCCGCCGATGCGATCAGCTGGCTGTTTCTGTCGGTGATTATGATTGGCCCGCCGGTGGTGATCGTCACCGCGACCGGTTATCTGTGCCAAACGTTTGGCCTGCCGGAAAGCCAGCATGGAGTCTGGCAATTTCTGCTGTTAGGCAGCATGCTGGGGCTGAATTTACTGAACATGAAAACCGCCGCGTGGATCCAGAGTTTTATCAGCTTTGGCATCTGCAGCACCTTGCTGTTAGCGGTGGGATTATACCTTTACGGGCATCCGGTCAGCTTACCCGCCACGGATTTCTCAATGACGAATCTGGCGCAGGCAACCGGGCTGATTTTCTGGTGTTTCGTCGGCATCGAAGCCATTGCGCATCTAAGCGGTGAATTTCACCATCCGGCACGTGATTTTCCGCGGGTCGTGATGCTCGGCATGGTGATCGCACTAGTGTTATATCTGTGCCTGAGCACCGTGCTGCTCTCCTCGGGTTTTTATGGCAATGAAGCACAAAACCTGACCTCGATTATTCAGCTGATGAGTTCACTGACCGGACAAACCGGGCATCTGTTGATCGGCTTATTTGGTCTGATGACCTGCTTTATCGCGGTGAATCTGTATATCACCAGTTTCTCGCGTCTGTTCTACAGCATGGCGGAGCGCGGGCAGATCCATGCCTGGGCGGGAAAACTCAACCGTTACGGCGCACCGACCAATGGTCTGCTGATCACTTGTGGGTTAATTGCCATCACACTGCTGTTACGCATGAACGTGCATTTACCACTCGATGGCCTGATCGGTTATGCCAATGGTGTGTTTGTGCTGATCTATCTTTCTGCGGCGTTGTCCGGGCTGAAACTGCTGCAAGGAAAAGAACGTAAACAAGCGATCATGGCCACTGCGGTTTGTGTGCTGGTGGCAGCATCATTGGCGCTACATACTCTGTATGCGGCAGCGGTGTTGGGTGCTTGTTTGTTACATAAACGGCATCCGCGCAGCATATGA